The proteins below come from a single Xiphophorus hellerii strain 12219 chromosome 14, Xiphophorus_hellerii-4.1, whole genome shotgun sequence genomic window:
- the LOC116733368 gene encoding palmitoyltransferase ZDHHC3 isoform X1 yields the protein MAFLRCRRDLCGVICLVLTYFSVFYADYVVIQYVLIPAYADSVWGMLHGSLFNLILLLLLACHSKAVFSDPGMVPLPDTALDFSDLRSQSSRMNERGCEGWTVCSRCETYRPPRAHHCRVCQRCIRRMDHHCPWINNCVGELNQKYFIQFLFYTGVASLYSMVLVVWAWVWRIRNEREGDADKEGDESPSKHLIVAHYLILLVESVLFGVFVMVIFYDQLISIITDETPIEQMKNRLTIRDRSSSFSSSPSSASPQQPPHHLPHATRKPKLALLREVFGRASLSRFGFLLAAAAPLQPAISWRNHLLRPARLRRLTSNLRPLTCERRS from the exons ATGGCGTTTTTACGCTGTAGAAGAGATCTCTGTGGTGTTATTTGCCTGGTTTTAACTTATTTCAGCGTGTTTTACGCGGACTATGTGGTCATACAGTATGTTCTCATCCCTGCCTACGCTGACAG CGTTTGGGGAATGCTGCATGGATCCTTGTTCAACCtgatcctgctgctgctgctggcctgCCACTCCAAAGCCGTCTTCTCAGATCCTG GCATGGTGCCGCTCCCGGACACGGCCTTGGACTTCTCAGACCTGCGATCTCAGTCGTCTCGGATGAACGAGCGG GGCTGTGAGGGCTGGACGGTGTGCAGCCGCTGCGAGACATACAGACCTCCCAGAGCGCACCACTGCAGGGTCTGCCAGAGGTGCATCCGCCGCATGGACCACCACTGTCCCTG GATCAATAATTGTGTCGGGGAGTTGAACCAGAAATATTTCATCCAGTTTCTCTTCTACACCG GCGTCGCCAGCCTGTACTCCATGGTTCTGGTGGTGTGGGCCTGGGTGTGGCGGATCCGGAACGAGAGGGAAGGCGACGCCGACAAGGAGGGAGACGAGTCGCCGAGCAAACATCTGATAGT AGCTCATTACCTCATCCTGCTGGTGGAGTCGGTTCTGTTCGGGGTGTTTGTCATGGTCATCTTCTACGATCAG CTGATCTCCATCATCACTGATGAGACTCCCATCGAACAGATGAAGAACCGGCTGACGATCAGAGACCGGAGctcttccttttcctcctcGCCGTCCTCCGCCTCTCCGCAGCAGCCGCCCCATCACCTGCCGCACGCCACCCGCAAGCCCAAGCTGGCTCTGCTGAGGGAGGTCTTCGGTAGAG CTTCTTTGTCCAGGTTCGGTTTTCTGCTGGCTGCTGCCGCTCCACTCCAACCCGCCATCAGCTGGAGGAATCATCTACTCCGCCCTGCCCGACTACGACGTCTGACCTCCAACCTCCGGCCTCTGACCTGTGAGCGGAGGAGCTGA
- the LOC116733368 gene encoding palmitoyltransferase ZDHHC3 isoform X2 has product MAFLRCRRDLCGVICLVLTYFSVFYADYVVIQYVLIPAYADSVWGMLHGSLFNLILLLLLACHSKAVFSDPGMVPLPDTALDFSDLRSQSSRMNERGCEGWTVCSRCETYRPPRAHHCRVCQRCIRRMDHHCPWINNCVGELNQKYFIQFLFYTGVASLYSMVLVVWAWVWRIRNEREGDADKEGDESPSKHLIVAHYLILLVESVLFGVFVMVIFYDQLISIITDETPIEQMKNRLTIRDRSSSFSSSPSSASPQQPPHHLPHATRKPKLALLREVFGRGSVFCWLLPLHSNPPSAGGIIYSALPDYDV; this is encoded by the exons ATGGCGTTTTTACGCTGTAGAAGAGATCTCTGTGGTGTTATTTGCCTGGTTTTAACTTATTTCAGCGTGTTTTACGCGGACTATGTGGTCATACAGTATGTTCTCATCCCTGCCTACGCTGACAG CGTTTGGGGAATGCTGCATGGATCCTTGTTCAACCtgatcctgctgctgctgctggcctgCCACTCCAAAGCCGTCTTCTCAGATCCTG GCATGGTGCCGCTCCCGGACACGGCCTTGGACTTCTCAGACCTGCGATCTCAGTCGTCTCGGATGAACGAGCGG GGCTGTGAGGGCTGGACGGTGTGCAGCCGCTGCGAGACATACAGACCTCCCAGAGCGCACCACTGCAGGGTCTGCCAGAGGTGCATCCGCCGCATGGACCACCACTGTCCCTG GATCAATAATTGTGTCGGGGAGTTGAACCAGAAATATTTCATCCAGTTTCTCTTCTACACCG GCGTCGCCAGCCTGTACTCCATGGTTCTGGTGGTGTGGGCCTGGGTGTGGCGGATCCGGAACGAGAGGGAAGGCGACGCCGACAAGGAGGGAGACGAGTCGCCGAGCAAACATCTGATAGT AGCTCATTACCTCATCCTGCTGGTGGAGTCGGTTCTGTTCGGGGTGTTTGTCATGGTCATCTTCTACGATCAG CTGATCTCCATCATCACTGATGAGACTCCCATCGAACAGATGAAGAACCGGCTGACGATCAGAGACCGGAGctcttccttttcctcctcGCCGTCCTCCGCCTCTCCGCAGCAGCCGCCCCATCACCTGCCGCACGCCACCCGCAAGCCCAAGCTGGCTCTGCTGAGGGAGGTCTTCGGTAGAG GTTCGGTTTTCTGCTGGCTGCTGCCGCTCCACTCCAACCCGCCATCAGCTGGAGGAATCATCTACTCCGCCCTGCCCGACTACGACGTCTGA